In Deinococcus maricopensis DSM 21211, one genomic interval encodes:
- the rpsI gene encoding 30S ribosomal protein S9 yields the protein MEQFYGTGRRKAAVARVFLKPGEGKIVVNGKEFQMYFRGILRAVHALQAFRETGTMGRFDAVITVTGGGPSGQADAIKLGIARALLKVNADYRPALKSRGLLTRDAREVESKKYGLKKARRAPQFSKR from the coding sequence ATGGAGCAGTTCTACGGTACTGGCCGCCGCAAGGCCGCTGTCGCCCGCGTGTTCCTGAAGCCCGGCGAAGGCAAGATCGTCGTCAACGGCAAGGAATTCCAGATGTACTTCCGTGGCATTCTGCGCGCTGTGCACGCGCTGCAGGCCTTCCGTGAAACGGGCACCATGGGCCGTTTCGACGCGGTCATCACCGTTACGGGCGGCGGCCCCAGCGGTCAGGCGGACGCCATCAAGCTCGGCATCGCCCGCGCGCTGCTGAAGGTCAACGCCGACTACCGCCCCGCGCTCAAGAGCCGTGGCCTGCTGACCCGCGACGCTCGCGAAGTCGAAAGCAAGAAGTACGGCCTCAAAAAGGCCCGCCGCGCGCCCCAGTTCAGCAAGCGCTGA
- a CDS encoding ATP-dependent Clp protease ATP-binding subunit, with translation MNRYDDRARLVFHYAREEGNRLGHAMVGPEHLLLGLMREGGTAAVILAEFGASLDTLRRRVEDIIGRGEGNRLDAAPSITPRARRVMELASSEARSLGAQVTSTEHILLGIIREGDGVAHRILQELTKDVDTIRWRILAQGGEGQKAAKPVHTPFLDEYGRDLTKQAREGKLDPVIGRAEEIRRVTMILSRRSKNNPVLIGDPGVGKTAIVEGLAIAIHEKRVPASLHGARLVSLDLSGVVAGTKYRGEFEERLRQIIEELRNSKVIAFIDELHTLVGAGGAEGTLDAANILKPALSRGEIQVIGATTTGEYHRYIEKDAALERRFQPVIVLEPSPADTLQILRGLRGRYEEHHGVNIPDSALELAVRIGERSLPGRNFPDKAIDLIDEAASRVRLNLSLGEPVSEDETGEPFVSREDIEAVINSMGGVYSDTQFTQMTDLEGDLAEQVYGQPDAIRALSSALRRAKVGLGGRTRVAASFLFVGPSGVGKTHLAKALARSLFGSERSMIRFDMSEFQESHSISKLIGSPPGYVGYEQGGRLTESVRRQPFSVILLDEIEKAHPDVYNAFLQVFDDGRLTDGLGRTVDFRRTIIIMTSNTGFNTGPGVGFSPVTVEDTQPLRNVFTPEFLDRLDDVIRFKPLGEDELVRVAGQLLDEMREELASRELNVTFDAGIPKWLVGKLRARSSKHALGSSRQLRTLVRDELEDPLALELSGDESADLHVALDNEGLKFERKKNAPPQILA, from the coding sequence ATGAACAGATACGATGACCGCGCACGTCTTGTCTTCCACTACGCCCGCGAGGAGGGCAACCGCCTGGGCCACGCGATGGTCGGGCCGGAGCATCTGCTGCTCGGCCTGATGCGTGAAGGCGGCACCGCCGCCGTGATCCTCGCGGAGTTCGGTGCGTCCCTGGACACGCTCCGCCGCCGCGTGGAGGACATTATCGGCCGTGGTGAAGGCAACCGTCTGGACGCCGCGCCCAGCATCACGCCGCGCGCGCGCCGCGTGATGGAACTCGCGTCGTCCGAGGCCCGCAGCCTCGGCGCGCAAGTCACGAGCACCGAACACATCCTCCTCGGGATCATCCGCGAGGGCGACGGCGTCGCCCACCGCATCCTGCAGGAGCTGACCAAAGACGTCGACACGATCCGCTGGCGCATTCTCGCGCAGGGCGGTGAAGGTCAGAAGGCCGCGAAGCCCGTGCACACGCCGTTCCTCGACGAGTACGGCCGCGACCTGACCAAGCAGGCCCGCGAGGGCAAACTCGACCCGGTCATCGGCCGCGCCGAGGAGATCCGCCGCGTCACGATGATCCTGTCGCGCCGCAGCAAGAACAACCCCGTCCTGATCGGCGACCCTGGCGTCGGCAAGACCGCCATCGTGGAGGGTCTCGCCATCGCCATTCACGAGAAGCGTGTTCCGGCGAGCCTGCACGGCGCGCGCCTCGTCAGCCTGGACCTGAGCGGCGTTGTTGCCGGCACGAAGTACCGCGGTGAGTTCGAGGAGCGCCTCCGGCAGATCATCGAGGAACTCCGCAACAGCAAGGTCATCGCGTTCATCGACGAGTTGCATACGCTCGTCGGCGCGGGCGGCGCGGAAGGCACCCTCGACGCGGCGAACATCCTGAAGCCCGCGCTGAGCCGCGGGGAGATTCAGGTGATCGGCGCGACCACCACCGGCGAGTACCACCGCTACATCGAGAAGGACGCCGCGCTGGAGCGCCGCTTCCAGCCGGTGATCGTGCTGGAGCCCAGCCCCGCCGACACCCTGCAGATCCTGCGTGGCCTGCGTGGGCGCTACGAGGAGCACCACGGCGTCAACATCCCCGACAGCGCCCTCGAACTCGCGGTGCGCATCGGTGAGCGGAGCCTGCCGGGCCGCAACTTCCCCGACAAGGCCATCGACCTGATCGACGAGGCCGCGAGCCGCGTGCGCCTGAACCTCAGCCTCGGCGAACCCGTGAGCGAGGACGAAACGGGCGAGCCGTTCGTGAGCCGCGAAGACATCGAAGCCGTCATCAACAGCATGGGCGGCGTGTACAGCGACACGCAGTTCACGCAGATGACCGACCTCGAAGGTGACCTGGCCGAGCAGGTGTACGGCCAGCCGGACGCGATCCGCGCGCTGTCCAGCGCGCTGCGCCGCGCGAAGGTCGGCCTGGGTGGACGCACGCGCGTCGCCGCGAGCTTCCTGTTCGTCGGCCCGAGCGGCGTCGGCAAGACGCACCTCGCCAAGGCCCTCGCCCGCTCGCTGTTCGGCAGTGAGCGCAGCATGATCCGCTTCGACATGAGCGAATTCCAGGAGTCGCACAGCATCAGCAAGCTGATCGGCTCCCCTCCCGGCTACGTCGGGTACGAGCAGGGCGGTCGCCTGACCGAGTCGGTGCGGCGCCAGCCGTTCAGCGTGATCCTGCTCGACGAGATCGAGAAGGCCCACCCGGACGTGTACAACGCGTTCCTGCAGGTCTTCGACGATGGGCGCCTCACGGACGGCCTGGGCCGCACGGTGGATTTCCGCCGCACGATCATCATCATGACGAGCAACACCGGCTTCAACACCGGCCCGGGCGTGGGCTTCTCGCCCGTGACGGTCGAAGACACGCAGCCGCTGCGGAACGTGTTCACGCCGGAATTCCTGGACCGCCTGGACGACGTGATCCGCTTCAAGCCGCTCGGCGAGGACGAACTCGTGCGCGTGGCCGGGCAGCTGCTCGACGAGATGCGCGAGGAACTGGCGAGCCGCGAGCTGAACGTCACGTTCGACGCGGGCATCCCGAAGTGGCTGGTCGGGAAGCTGCGCGCGCGCAGCAGCAAGCATGCGCTCGGCAGCAGCCGTCAGCTGCGCACGCTCGTGCGCGACGAACTGGAAGACCCGCTCGCGCTGGAACTCAGCGGCGACGAGAGCGCGGACCTGCATGTCGCCCTCGACAACGAAGGCCTGAAGTTCGAACGCAAGAAGAACGCCCCGCCGCAAATCCTCGCGTAA
- a CDS encoding DUF937 domain-containing protein: MNLMDMLSGVMAGPQGHMIGQQLGLSDQQTQAAMTAAVPLLVNALAQNAEQPGGAHALSGALAQHNGEALDRLASGTLPDQTDGQRILGHMFGAQDTQAAQAVGRAAGINPQVAMSVLQFLAPIILGALSRRMGGASTGGSATLPGQGDAPFDPSVLGGVLGQERAHVQNQLPGLLGTLGRLVDRDGDGNPLDDLARMIGGR, from the coding sequence ATGAACCTCATGGACATGCTTTCCGGCGTCATGGCCGGCCCGCAGGGGCACATGATCGGCCAGCAGCTCGGCCTCAGCGACCAGCAGACGCAGGCCGCCATGACCGCCGCTGTGCCCCTGCTCGTGAACGCCCTCGCGCAGAACGCCGAGCAGCCCGGCGGGGCACACGCCCTGTCCGGCGCGCTCGCGCAGCATAACGGCGAGGCCCTCGACCGTCTGGCGAGCGGCACCCTTCCTGACCAGACGGACGGGCAACGCATCCTGGGGCACATGTTCGGCGCGCAGGACACGCAGGCGGCCCAGGCGGTCGGGCGCGCGGCAGGCATCAACCCGCAGGTGGCCATGAGCGTCCTGCAGTTCCTCGCGCCAATTATCCTCGGGGCCCTCAGCCGCCGTATGGGCGGCGCCAGCACCGGCGGGAGCGCGACCCTGCCCGGGCAGGGCGACGCGCCGTTCGACCCATCCGTGCTGGGCGGCGTGCTCGGACAGGAGCGCGCGCACGTCCAGAATCAACTGCCGGGCCTGCTCGGCACGCTCGGGCGCCTCGTGGACCGCGACGGCGACGGCAACCCCCTTGACGACCTCGCGCGCATGATCGGGGGCCGCTGA
- a CDS encoding RelA/SpoT family protein, with amino-acid sequence MEDLRRAVQERSLEEREKIERAYEFARDAHDGVLRKSGEPYITHPVAVALILAELGMDTDAICAGFLHDTVEDTDVTFQQIEDHFGRDVRRIVEGETKVSKLTKQTTSLQDQQSENLRQMLIAMTDDIRIIVVKLADRLHNMRTLGSMRPDKQQRISRETIEIYAPLAHRLGIGQIKWELEDLSFKYLEPEAYADLARRLRTRQDQREAHVKLALQQLREALTEDLELPEWIDNIDIAGRSKHLYSIHTKMRKEGKALEQIFDLLAIRVILTPKPVNAPEGKQKDRAEEVREKRVCYHSLGIVHSMWTPIPGRFKDYIAVPKPNGYQSLHTTVISTEGQPIEVQIRSRRMHEVAEYGVAAHWMYKQGDRLGEKNREGWIAQLKQLQSEIADASDFVDAVKSDILSGRVFVFTPKGDTVSLPQGSSPVDFAYHIHSRIGDTTVGARVNGSIVPLGSELKNGDMVEVITSKNAKPSQDWLKYAKTRSARSKIRHHFRLQERTESLQSGHDSLERYLRKRQLPVRQLMRTKHLEEATEKLLGTRNPDDLYLAIHAGKLQSAQVARTLAPQLAQEQQPRKAVTTPRAPDGGTVYVDGMTTVTKMANCCKPIRGDQVMGYLTRGRGVTVHRIDCPNMVRLLKDEPERCVSASWDPGSKGNMLVDLDVVASDRPGLLNDVLALLVEQKRSPDRVEAGVNGKGDAHIHLRVAVDDGRDLSALADAIRTVGAVRDVLRVQGRSSKRIPAFRTSGDD; translated from the coding sequence ATGGAGGACCTAAGGCGCGCAGTGCAGGAGCGCAGCCTGGAGGAACGCGAAAAGATTGAACGCGCCTACGAGTTCGCTCGAGACGCCCACGACGGCGTGCTGCGCAAAAGCGGCGAGCCCTACATCACCCACCCTGTCGCCGTTGCGCTGATCCTCGCGGAACTCGGCATGGACACCGACGCCATCTGCGCCGGATTCCTCCACGACACCGTCGAGGACACCGACGTCACCTTCCAGCAGATCGAGGACCACTTCGGCCGCGACGTTCGCCGCATCGTCGAAGGCGAAACCAAGGTCAGCAAACTCACCAAGCAGACCACCAGCCTGCAGGACCAGCAGAGCGAGAACCTCCGCCAGATGCTCATCGCGATGACGGACGACATCCGCATCATCGTCGTGAAACTCGCGGACCGCCTGCACAACATGCGCACGCTCGGCAGCATGCGCCCCGACAAGCAGCAGCGCATCAGCCGCGAAACCATCGAGATCTACGCGCCCCTCGCGCACCGCCTCGGCATCGGGCAGATCAAATGGGAACTCGAGGACCTCAGCTTCAAGTACCTCGAACCTGAAGCGTACGCGGACCTCGCCCGCCGCCTCCGCACCCGCCAGGACCAACGCGAAGCGCACGTGAAGCTCGCCCTGCAGCAACTCCGCGAGGCCCTCACCGAGGACCTCGAGCTGCCCGAGTGGATCGACAACATCGACATCGCCGGGCGCAGCAAGCACCTCTACAGCATCCACACGAAAATGCGCAAGGAAGGCAAGGCGCTCGAGCAGATCTTCGACCTGCTCGCCATCCGCGTCATCCTCACGCCCAAACCCGTGAACGCCCCCGAAGGCAAACAGAAGGACCGCGCCGAGGAAGTCCGCGAGAAACGCGTCTGCTACCACAGCCTCGGCATCGTCCACAGCATGTGGACGCCGATCCCCGGACGCTTCAAGGACTACATCGCCGTTCCGAAACCCAACGGATACCAGAGCCTCCACACCACCGTCATCAGCACCGAAGGGCAACCCATCGAGGTGCAGATCCGCAGCCGACGCATGCACGAGGTCGCGGAGTACGGCGTGGCCGCGCACTGGATGTACAAACAGGGCGACCGCCTCGGCGAGAAGAACCGCGAAGGGTGGATCGCGCAACTCAAGCAGCTCCAGAGCGAAATCGCCGACGCCAGCGACTTCGTGGACGCCGTCAAGAGCGACATCCTGTCGGGACGCGTGTTCGTGTTCACCCCCAAAGGCGACACGGTCAGCCTCCCGCAGGGCAGCAGCCCGGTGGACTTCGCGTACCACATCCACAGCCGCATCGGCGACACCACCGTCGGCGCGCGCGTGAACGGCAGCATCGTCCCGCTCGGCTCGGAACTCAAGAACGGCGATATGGTGGAAGTCATCACCAGCAAGAACGCCAAACCCAGCCAGGACTGGTTGAAGTACGCCAAGACCCGCAGCGCCCGCAGCAAAATCCGGCATCACTTCCGCCTGCAGGAACGCACCGAAAGTCTCCAGAGCGGCCACGACAGCCTGGAGCGCTACCTGCGCAAACGGCAACTGCCGGTGCGGCAGCTCATGCGCACCAAGCACCTCGAGGAAGCCACCGAGAAACTCCTCGGCACTCGCAACCCCGACGACCTGTACCTCGCCATCCACGCCGGGAAGCTCCAGAGCGCGCAGGTCGCCCGCACGCTCGCGCCGCAACTCGCGCAGGAGCAGCAGCCCAGGAAGGCCGTCACCACCCCCCGCGCCCCGGACGGCGGCACCGTGTACGTGGACGGCATGACCACCGTCACGAAAATGGCGAACTGCTGTAAACCCATCCGCGGCGATCAGGTGATGGGATACCTCACGCGCGGACGGGGCGTCACCGTCCACCGCATCGACTGCCCGAACATGGTCCGCCTCCTGAAGGACGAACCGGAACGCTGCGTGTCCGCCTCCTGGGACCCCGGCAGCAAAGGCAACATGCTCGTGGACCTTGACGTGGTCGCCAGCGACCGCCCCGGCCTGCTGAACGACGTGCTCGCCCTGCTCGTCGAGCAGAAACGCAGCCCGGACCGCGTGGAAGCCGGCGTGAACGGCAAAGGCGACGCGCACATCCACCTGCGCGTCGCGGTGGACGACGGCCGGGACCTGAGCGCCCTCGCGGATGCCATCCGCACGGTCGGCGCGGTCCGCGACGTCCTGCGCGTGCAGGGCCGCAGCAGCAAACGCATCCCCGCGTTCCGCACCAGCGGCGACGACTGA
- a CDS encoding NUDIX hydrolase: MTDATTGDAYPDPWSAWLAARERQALDLPHYRRAAVLVALTREADPRVLLTVRSSDLPTHRGQIAFPGGRLEEGESVVRAALREADEEVGLDPASVTVLGELDDAFTPVGFHVTPVLARIPADAPLTVTGEVAQIIMPSLTELRALRVREEWRALPDGTRHPLYRYPWRGHDIWGMTARILHDIIQSDVGRR; the protein is encoded by the coding sequence GTGACGGACGCCACCACCGGGGACGCCTACCCGGACCCGTGGTCCGCGTGGCTCGCTGCGCGCGAGCGGCAGGCGCTGGACCTGCCGCACTACCGGCGCGCGGCGGTCCTCGTGGCCCTGACGCGTGAAGCGGACCCGCGCGTGCTGCTGACGGTCCGCTCGTCGGACCTTCCCACGCACCGCGGGCAGATCGCCTTTCCGGGCGGGCGCCTGGAGGAGGGTGAGAGCGTCGTGCGTGCGGCGCTGCGCGAGGCGGACGAGGAGGTCGGCCTGGACCCTGCGAGCGTGACGGTGCTCGGTGAGTTGGACGACGCGTTCACGCCGGTCGGGTTTCACGTGACGCCGGTGCTCGCGCGGATACCCGCGGACGCGCCGCTCACGGTGACCGGGGAGGTCGCGCAGATCATCATGCCGTCCCTGACGGAGCTGCGGGCGCTGCGTGTGCGTGAGGAGTGGCGCGCATTGCCGGACGGCACGCGGCATCCGCTGTACCGGTACCCGTGGCGGGGTCATGACATCTGGGGCATGACGGCGCGCATCCTGCACGACATCATCCAGAGTGACGTGGGCCGCCGTTAA
- the rplM gene encoding 50S ribosomal protein L13, translated as MKTYVPKDVEQNWIVVDAAGIPLGRLATVVASRIRGKHRPDFTPNLSTGDFVVVVNADKVALTGKKLDNKVYTRYTGYQGGLKTETARVALAKHPERVIEHAVFGMLPKGRLGRALHTHLKVYAGETHPHSAQKPTQLEIK; from the coding sequence GTGAAAACCTACGTTCCCAAAGACGTTGAGCAAAACTGGATTGTCGTGGACGCGGCGGGCATCCCGCTGGGCCGCCTCGCGACCGTTGTCGCGAGCCGCATCCGTGGCAAGCACCGCCCGGACTTCACGCCGAACCTGTCCACCGGTGACTTCGTGGTCGTCGTGAACGCCGACAAGGTCGCACTGACCGGCAAGAAACTGGACAACAAGGTGTACACCCGTTACACCGGTTACCAGGGCGGCCTGAAGACCGAAACGGCGCGTGTGGCGTTGGCCAAGCACCCGGAGCGCGTCATCGAGCACGCCGTGTTCGGCATGCTGCCTAAGGGCCGCCTCGGCCGCGCCCTGCACACCCACCTGAAAGTCTACGCGGGCGAAACGCACCCGCACAGCGCTCAGAAGCCCACCCAACTGGAGATCAAGTAA
- a CDS encoding DUF2087 domain-containing protein, which yields MTKSITTFLDEYGRVTTWPSKRRRAHQLAVLDHLVNLFENGRSYTEQDVNALLQEHSTLEDYVLLRRELVEGDYLTRTPDGRAYWRASGRPGAPRDAQGG from the coding sequence ATGACGAAAAGCATCACCACCTTCCTTGACGAGTACGGCCGCGTGACCACCTGGCCGTCCAAACGGCGCCGCGCGCACCAACTGGCCGTGCTGGACCACCTCGTGAACCTGTTCGAGAATGGCCGCTCCTACACGGAACAGGACGTGAACGCCCTGCTGCAGGAACACAGCACGCTGGAGGACTACGTCCTGCTGCGCCGCGAACTAGTGGAAGGCGACTACCTGACGCGCACGCCGGACGGCCGGGCGTACTGGCGCGCGAGCGGCCGCCCGGGCGCCCCGAGGGACGCGCAGGGTGGCTAA
- a CDS encoding SDR family oxidoreductase gives MKSALITGGSKGIGYATAEALIREGYGVTITARNAAEVEAAAKALGENALGVVCDVRDPQAVQDAVQRHAERFGGLDFLFANAGVGHFAPVQDLTLEQWQQVIDTNLTGVFYSVKFAFEHLKASGGYVITLSSLAGKNPFAGGAAYNASKFGLNGFTEAIMLDLRAHGIKVSQIMPGSVSTHFNGHTPSDADAWKIQPEDVAQIVVDLLNMHPRTLPSRVEVRPAQPAKR, from the coding sequence ATGAAGAGCGCACTGATTACTGGCGGCAGCAAAGGCATCGGGTACGCCACGGCAGAAGCCCTGATCCGCGAAGGGTACGGCGTGACCATCACGGCCCGCAACGCCGCCGAAGTGGAAGCGGCCGCGAAGGCGCTCGGCGAGAACGCCCTCGGCGTCGTCTGCGACGTGCGTGACCCGCAGGCGGTGCAGGACGCCGTCCAGCGTCACGCAGAACGTTTCGGCGGCCTCGACTTCCTGTTCGCGAACGCGGGCGTCGGGCACTTCGCGCCCGTGCAGGACCTCACGCTGGAGCAGTGGCAGCAGGTGATCGACACCAACCTCACCGGCGTGTTCTACAGCGTGAAATTCGCGTTCGAGCACCTGAAGGCCAGCGGCGGGTACGTGATCACCCTGTCGAGCCTCGCCGGCAAGAACCCCTTCGCGGGCGGCGCCGCGTACAACGCCAGCAAATTCGGCTTGAACGGCTTCACCGAGGCGATCATGCTCGACTTGCGCGCGCACGGCATCAAGGTCAGCCAGATCATGCCCGGGTCCGTCAGCACACACTTCAATGGGCACACGCCCAGCGACGCGGACGCCTGGAAGATCCAGCCGGAAGACGTCGCGCAGATCGTCGTGGACCTCCTGAACATGCACCCCCGCACCCTGCCGAGCCGCGTCGAGGTGCGGCCCGCGCAGCCTGCCAAACGCTGA
- a CDS encoding MBL fold metallo-hydrolase: MSEPHDPRSRRDTLKLLGAAGLIAAASPLAGAQSATASSAPTAPARTNPGFYTLPVGAYRAIVLSDGQSAPGPALPNWGANPELQDQFVAALRENFLDPAQYINNFNPMLIDTGNERVLIDTGRGATQGRLLANLAAAGYAPADITTVFLTHGHGDHIGGVTTSGALTFPNARLVMGETEFNSWASQAQPNAAVQANLIALKDRFTLVGEGASIVPGVTTVPAYGHTPGHLAVHVDNGGASLLHLADAGGHYVLSFQFPGQYLGFDMDKAQAAATRARLFDQLATDRTMVVGYHFAWPGVGYVQRAGNAYRYVPAFQVL; the protein is encoded by the coding sequence ATGAGTGAACCCCACGACCCCCGTTCACGCCGCGACACCCTGAAACTCCTGGGCGCCGCCGGGCTGATCGCCGCCGCCAGTCCGCTCGCCGGCGCTCAGAGCGCCACCGCATCGTCGGCGCCCACCGCACCCGCGCGCACCAACCCCGGCTTCTACACCCTGCCCGTCGGGGCGTACCGCGCCATCGTCCTGAGCGACGGTCAGAGCGCCCCCGGCCCGGCCCTGCCGAACTGGGGCGCGAACCCCGAACTGCAGGACCAGTTCGTGGCCGCGCTGCGGGAGAACTTCCTCGATCCCGCGCAGTACATCAACAACTTCAACCCGATGCTGATCGACACGGGCAATGAACGCGTGCTGATCGACACGGGCCGCGGGGCCACGCAGGGGCGCCTGCTCGCGAACCTCGCTGCCGCCGGGTACGCCCCGGCCGACATCACCACGGTGTTCCTGACGCACGGGCACGGTGACCATATCGGCGGCGTCACCACGAGCGGCGCCCTGACGTTCCCAAATGCGCGCCTCGTGATGGGTGAAACCGAATTCAACTCGTGGGCGTCGCAGGCGCAACCGAACGCCGCCGTGCAGGCCAACCTGATCGCCCTCAAGGACCGCTTCACGCTGGTCGGCGAGGGGGCCAGCATTGTGCCCGGCGTGACCACCGTCCCCGCGTATGGGCACACGCCCGGGCACCTGGCCGTGCATGTGGACAACGGCGGCGCGAGCCTCCTGCACCTCGCGGACGCCGGCGGGCATTACGTGTTGTCGTTCCAGTTTCCCGGACAGTACCTGGGGTTCGACATGGACAAGGCGCAGGCCGCCGCGACGCGCGCGCGCCTGTTCGACCAACTTGCCACCGACCGCACCATGGTCGTCGGCTACCACTTCGCGTGGCCGGGCGTCGGGTACGTGCAGCGTGCCGGCAACGCGTACCGGTACGTTCCGGCCTTCCAGGTCCTCTAA
- a CDS encoding carboxypeptidase M32: protein MTNNDTAWQALQAHWQELADLSGIGALLGWDQSTYMPRASAGGRARQRALLSGLHHARATDAAYGRLLDAAERRTDLTPEQGRAVQLARKHFEDAARVPAAFVTTWTQHGGESYSAWVAARPANDFARVVPYLEKSLDLSRQAAAFFPEFSDPMDYFVDQSDEGMNATRVDAVFAELRATLVPLVEAVTNAPAPRTDFLHRHYPQDAQLRFGEDVIRAYGYDFDRGRQDLTHHPFMTRLGERDVRITTRVKPHDLTECLYSTLHEAGHALYEQGVDDAYLGTPLGQGASAGVHESQSRLWENLVGRSRAFWAAYFGKFRDAFPEQLHDVTEEELYRAVNVVSRSLIRTDADELTYNLHVITRYELERQLLSGRLAVRDLADAWHAAYEQNLGVRAPSDEDGVLQDVHWYFGQIGGAFQGYTLGNVLSAQFYAAAQAAHPTLDADIARGEFGRLHGWLREHVYAHGRRFTPDELVQRATGEALSARPYLTYLRGKYSELYSL, encoded by the coding sequence ATGACGAACAATGACACGGCCTGGCAGGCCTTGCAGGCACACTGGCAGGAACTGGCGGACCTCAGCGGTATCGGCGCGCTCCTCGGCTGGGACCAGAGCACGTATATGCCCCGCGCGTCGGCCGGAGGCCGCGCGCGGCAGCGGGCGCTGCTGTCCGGCCTGCATCACGCCCGCGCGACGGACGCCGCGTACGGGCGGCTGCTGGACGCCGCCGAGCGCCGCACGGACCTCACCCCCGAGCAGGGGCGCGCCGTTCAACTCGCGCGCAAGCACTTCGAGGACGCCGCGCGCGTCCCTGCTGCGTTCGTCACGACGTGGACGCAGCACGGCGGCGAGAGCTACAGCGCCTGGGTGGCGGCGCGGCCCGCGAACGATTTCGCGCGCGTCGTCCCGTACCTGGAGAAGTCCCTGGACCTCAGCCGGCAGGCCGCTGCGTTCTTCCCGGAGTTCAGCGACCCCATGGACTACTTCGTGGACCAGTCCGACGAAGGCATGAACGCTACGCGCGTCGACGCGGTCTTCGCGGAATTACGCGCTACCCTCGTGCCCCTGGTGGAGGCCGTCACGAACGCGCCCGCGCCACGCACGGACTTCCTGCATCGGCATTACCCGCAGGACGCCCAGTTGCGGTTCGGCGAGGACGTCATCCGGGCGTACGGGTACGACTTCGACCGGGGCCGACAGGACCTCACCCATCACCCGTTCATGACGCGCCTGGGCGAACGGGACGTCCGCATCACCACGCGCGTGAAGCCGCATGATCTGACGGAATGCCTGTACAGCACGCTGCACGAGGCCGGGCACGCCCTGTACGAGCAGGGCGTCGATGACGCGTACCTGGGCACCCCGCTCGGGCAGGGCGCCAGCGCGGGCGTGCACGAGAGCCAGTCGCGCCTGTGGGAGAACCTCGTGGGGCGCTCGCGGGCGTTCTGGGCGGCGTACTTCGGGAAGTTCCGCGACGCGTTCCCGGAGCAGCTGCACGACGTGACCGAGGAGGAGCTGTACCGCGCCGTGAACGTCGTGTCGCGCAGCCTGATCCGCACGGACGCCGACGAGCTGACGTACAACCTGCACGTCATCACGCGCTACGAGCTGGAACGGCAGCTGCTGAGCGGACGCCTCGCCGTGCGGGATCTGGCGGACGCGTGGCACGCCGCGTACGAACAGAACCTCGGCGTCCGCGCGCCCAGTGACGAAGACGGCGTGCTGCAGGACGTGCACTGGTATTTTGGGCAGATCGGCGGGGCGTTCCAGGGGTACACGCTCGGGAACGTGCTGAGTGCGCAGTTCTACGCGGCGGCACAGGCCGCGCATCCCACGCTGGACGCCGACATCGCGCGCGGCGAATTCGGGCGCCTGCACGGATGGCTGCGCGAGCACGTGTACGCGCACGGTCGCCGGTTCACGCCGGACGAGCTGGTGCAGCGTGCCACGGGGGAGGCGCTGTCCGCGCGTCCGTACCTCACGTACCTGCGTGGGAAGTACAGCGAACTGTACAGCCTGTGA
- a CDS encoding MazG family protein, whose protein sequence is MNRLLDTMRHLRAPDGCPWDREQTHESLRPYLLEEAAEAVDAITLGDDREIVGELGDVLLQVAFHATIAEEAGRWSYADVEGAIVQKLERRHPHVFGEVQVEDADEVVRNWQAIKAQEGGAVKRGNARVPSELGALAREVKAQKVLGQDKGTKDAVRSVVDGAADDEAGVAGVLAAVVAWARSCGVDPETALRARTARALEVDVERA, encoded by the coding sequence ATGAACCGTTTACTGGACACCATGCGTCACCTGCGCGCCCCGGACGGGTGCCCTTGGGACCGCGAGCAGACGCACGAGAGCCTGCGCCCGTACCTGCTGGAGGAAGCGGCCGAGGCGGTGGACGCCATCACGCTCGGGGACGATCGCGAGATCGTCGGGGAGCTGGGGGACGTGCTGCTGCAGGTCGCGTTCCACGCCACCATCGCCGAGGAGGCGGGGCGCTGGTCGTACGCGGACGTGGAGGGGGCCATCGTGCAGAAGCTGGAGCGGCGTCACCCGCACGTGTTCGGCGAGGTGCAGGTGGAGGACGCCGACGAGGTCGTCCGCAACTGGCAGGCCATCAAGGCGCAGGAGGGTGGCGCCGTCAAACGCGGCAACGCGCGCGTGCCAAGCGAGCTGGGCGCCCTGGCCCGCGAGGTGAAGGCGCAGAAGGTGCTCGGGCAGGACAAGGGCACGAAGGATGCGGTGCGCTCCGTGGTGGACGGCGCGGCGGACGACGAAGCGGGCGTGGCGGGGGTGCTCGCGGCCGTCGTCGCGTGGGCGCGGTCGTGCGGCGTGGACCCGGAAACGGCCCTGCGGGCCCGCACCGCGCGCGCCCTTGAGGTCGACGTGGAGCGCGCGTGA